In a genomic window of Quercus lobata isolate SW786 chromosome 4, ValleyOak3.0 Primary Assembly, whole genome shotgun sequence:
- the LOC115984430 gene encoding uncharacterized protein LOC115984430: MEDLTKHWSSLSLSENEGLGLSLRSEQAVNEVGIVARFLTRRPLNLEAIANTFSPLWRSKSGFKVRNIGNHATLFSFENNSDVERILSLEPWSFDKHIMVLSRFDKENPINAAELNKVAFWVQVYDIPLRFRNKDVAEQICEIVGTIIHPSTDSDNEGGSFIRVRVMVDISKPLCRGRRISLEDGKTHWVSFKYERLPNLCYWCGCLTHNDRDCEKWIESEGSLKPDEQQFGSWLRAPPFFFFEEKCYFSPRFLYEEKTEHSNPPHRTSTTHPSGKRTTTLPRNSSTSPEDNL, translated from the coding sequence ATGGAAGATTTAACAAAACATTGGAGTTCTTTATCTCTGTCAGAAAATGAGGGCCTCGGACTAAGCCTTAGAAGCGAGCAAGCTGTCAATGAAGTTGGTATCGTCGCTAGATTCCTAACCAGACGCCCTCTGAACCTTGAAGCCATTGCCAACACTTTCTCTCCCTTGTGGCGATCTAAATCGGGTTTCAAAGTCAGAAACATCGGGAACCATGCgacccttttttcttttgaaaacaaCTCAGATGTTGAGCGTATTCTCTCGTTGGAGCCTTGGAGCTTCGACAAACACATTATGGTCCTATCTCGTTTCGACAAGGAAAACCCAATCAATGCCGCTGAGCTTAATAAGGTTGCATTTTGGGTTCAAGTCTATGATATTCCATTAAGGTTCAGGAACAAAGATGTTGCAGAGCAGATTTGTGAGATAGTTGGAACAATCATTCATCCCAGCACAGATTCAGATAATGAGGGAGGGAGTTTCATAAGGGTCAGAGTCATGGTTGATATATCTAAACCTCTCTGTAGAGGCCGTCGCATATCGCTTGAAGATGGGAAGACGCATTGGGTCTCTTTCAAGTATGAACGCCTCCCCAACCTCTGTTATTGGTGCGGCTGTCTCACCCATAATGATAGGGACTGCGAGAAGTGGATTGAGAGCGAAGGAAGCCTAAAACCTGATGAACAACAATTCGGGTCATGGTTACGTGcccctccattttttttcttcgagGAAAAATGTTATTTCAGTCCAAGGTTTCTTTACGAAGAAAAAACAGAGCACAGCAACCCACCCCACCGAACCTCAACAACCCACCCCTCCGGCAAGAGAACAACAACCCTCCCCCGAAACTCCTCCACATCCCCCGAGGACAACCTCTGA
- the LOC115987570 gene encoding receptor-like protein 13 isoform X1, whose translation MELLGRYWWWPVVLVLVHFGMNGCFGCWEQERIALLELKASIVNYTDEYHFPHWDSADKESDCCEWEKVKCDITTSRVIKLALNSMIYWSGESGGGWYFNASLYLPFEELQYLDLSSNSIPGWIPNEGFERFFTLGKLEVLHLGYNSFNNSILQSFSGTIASLKELHLNSNSLNGSIHIQDFKAFNNLEELYLGGNHINDFVKTEDSNSLSKLQVLDLSHNNFNAQILESVVAFPSLKILNIGYNNLEGSYTTKELGALNNLEQLYLDGSSIDNSFLHKVGVMNSLEVLSVRNCNLNGSLPAQGWCELRKLQEIDLSYNNFEGILPSCMANLTSLRVLDLSNNHFTGNIVHSPLPSLTSLEHLSLSNNDFLIPATMSTFSNLSKLKDLLGDNNKIAFEPDSHTWIPTFQLQFLSLSNGHNVNGTTPRFLHYQYELVVIDLSHNNLFGKFPTWLLEISTKLESLFLNNNSFTGPFMLPYDICHNIRNLDISDNHLQGPIPINFGLIFPSLEYLNMSKNAFQGSIPSSFGKLVFLQFLDLSENHL comes from the exons atggaGTTGCTGGGACGTTATTGGTGGTGGCCGGTGGTGTTAGTTTTGGTTCATTTTGGTATGAATGGTTGCTTTGGTTGCTGGGAGCAAGAGAGAATTGCTCTCTTGGAACTTAAAGCTTCCATTGTCAACTACACCGATGAATATCATTTTCCTCACTGGGACTCAGCCGACAAAGAGAGTGATTGCTGTGAGTGGGAAAAAGTCAAGTGCGACATCACTACTAGCCGTGTAATCAAACTTGCTCTTAATAGTATGATTTATTGGAGTGGAGAAAGTGGGGGAGGTTGGTACTTTAATGCCTCTCTGTATCTTCCATTTGAAGAGCTCCAGTACCTCGATTTGAGTTCAAATTCCATTCCTGGATGGATCCCAAATGAAG GTTTTGAAAGATTCTTTACGTTGGGCAAGCTGGAAGTGCTTCACTTGGGTTATAATAGTTTTAATAACAGCATTTTACAATCCTTTAGTGGTACTATTGCTTCGCTCAAGGAACTACATTTGAATTCCAACAGTTTGAATGGATCAATCCACATCCAAG ACTTCAAAGCATTTAACAACTTGGAGGAGCTCTACTTGGGTGGAAATCATATCAATGACTTCGTGAAAACGGAAG ATTCAAACAGCTTAAGTAAGTTGCAAGTCCTAGATTTGAGTCACAACAATTTTAATGCACAAATTCTTGAGTCAGTAGTTGCCTTCCCATCGTTGAAGATATTAAACATTGGATACAACAATTTGGAAGGATCGTATACTACTAAAG agttAGGTGCACTAAACAACCTAGAGCAGCTGTACTTGGATGGTTCATCAATTGATAACAGCTTCCTTCACAAAGTTGGAGTTATGAATTCTCTTGAAGTATTGTCAGTGCGAAACTGTAATCTCAACGGTAGCTTACCTGCACAAG GCTGGTGTGAACTTAGGAAGCTCCAAGAGATAGACCTCAGCTACAATAATTTTGAAGGGATACTACCTTCATGTATGGCAAACTTGACATCACTTCGAGTATTGGATCTCTCTAACAATCACTTCACCGGGAACATTGTCCACTCCCCACTACCAAGTTTGACATCACTTGAGCACCTCTCTCTGTCAAATAACGACTTCTTGATCCCAGCCACAATGTCCACCTTTTCTAACCTCTCAAAACTTAAGGACTTATTAGgtgataacaataaaattgcaTTTGAACCTGACTCTCATACTTGGATTCCAACCTTCCAATTACAGTTTTTGAGTCTTTCTAACGGACACAATGTCAATGGCACAACTCCTAGATTTCTTCATTACCAATATGAGTTGGTAGTGATTGATCTCTCTCACAATAATTTGTTCGGAAAGTTTCCCACTTGGTTGCTAGAAATCAGTACAAAATTGGAGTCCCTTTTCTTAAATAATAACTCTTTCACGGGGCCTTTCATGCTGCCATATGACATTTGTCACAACATTAGGAACCTAGATATTTCAGATAATCACTTACAGGGTCCAATCCCcataaattttggtttaatttttccAAGTTTAGAATATTTAAACATGTCTAAAAATGCATTTCAAGGTAGTATACCTTCTTCTTTTGGGAAATTGGTTTTCTTACAATTTCTAGACTTGTCTGAGAATCATTTATAA
- the LOC115987570 gene encoding receptor-like protein 56 isoform X2 translates to MELLGRYWWWPVVLVLVHFGMNGCFGCWEQERIALLELKASIVNYTDEYHFPHWDSADKESDCCEWEKVKCDITTSRVIKLALNSMIYWSGESGGGWYFNASLYLPFEELQYLDLSSNSIPGWIPNEGFERFFTLGKLEVLHLGYNSFNNSILQSFSGTIASLKELHLNSNSLNGSIHIQDFKAFNNLEELYLGGNHINDFVKTEELGALNNLEQLYLDGSSIDNSFLHKVGVMNSLEVLSVRNCNLNGSLPAQGWCELRKLQEIDLSYNNFEGILPSCMANLTSLRVLDLSNNHFTGNIVHSPLPSLTSLEHLSLSNNDFLIPATMSTFSNLSKLKDLLGDNNKIAFEPDSHTWIPTFQLQFLSLSNGHNVNGTTPRFLHYQYELVVIDLSHNNLFGKFPTWLLEISTKLESLFLNNNSFTGPFMLPYDICHNIRNLDISDNHLQGPIPINFGLIFPSLEYLNMSKNAFQGSIPSSFGKLVFLQFLDLSENHL, encoded by the exons atggaGTTGCTGGGACGTTATTGGTGGTGGCCGGTGGTGTTAGTTTTGGTTCATTTTGGTATGAATGGTTGCTTTGGTTGCTGGGAGCAAGAGAGAATTGCTCTCTTGGAACTTAAAGCTTCCATTGTCAACTACACCGATGAATATCATTTTCCTCACTGGGACTCAGCCGACAAAGAGAGTGATTGCTGTGAGTGGGAAAAAGTCAAGTGCGACATCACTACTAGCCGTGTAATCAAACTTGCTCTTAATAGTATGATTTATTGGAGTGGAGAAAGTGGGGGAGGTTGGTACTTTAATGCCTCTCTGTATCTTCCATTTGAAGAGCTCCAGTACCTCGATTTGAGTTCAAATTCCATTCCTGGATGGATCCCAAATGAAG GTTTTGAAAGATTCTTTACGTTGGGCAAGCTGGAAGTGCTTCACTTGGGTTATAATAGTTTTAATAACAGCATTTTACAATCCTTTAGTGGTACTATTGCTTCGCTCAAGGAACTACATTTGAATTCCAACAGTTTGAATGGATCAATCCACATCCAAG ACTTCAAAGCATTTAACAACTTGGAGGAGCTCTACTTGGGTGGAAATCATATCAATGACTTCGTGAAAACGGAAG agttAGGTGCACTAAACAACCTAGAGCAGCTGTACTTGGATGGTTCATCAATTGATAACAGCTTCCTTCACAAAGTTGGAGTTATGAATTCTCTTGAAGTATTGTCAGTGCGAAACTGTAATCTCAACGGTAGCTTACCTGCACAAG GCTGGTGTGAACTTAGGAAGCTCCAAGAGATAGACCTCAGCTACAATAATTTTGAAGGGATACTACCTTCATGTATGGCAAACTTGACATCACTTCGAGTATTGGATCTCTCTAACAATCACTTCACCGGGAACATTGTCCACTCCCCACTACCAAGTTTGACATCACTTGAGCACCTCTCTCTGTCAAATAACGACTTCTTGATCCCAGCCACAATGTCCACCTTTTCTAACCTCTCAAAACTTAAGGACTTATTAGgtgataacaataaaattgcaTTTGAACCTGACTCTCATACTTGGATTCCAACCTTCCAATTACAGTTTTTGAGTCTTTCTAACGGACACAATGTCAATGGCACAACTCCTAGATTTCTTCATTACCAATATGAGTTGGTAGTGATTGATCTCTCTCACAATAATTTGTTCGGAAAGTTTCCCACTTGGTTGCTAGAAATCAGTACAAAATTGGAGTCCCTTTTCTTAAATAATAACTCTTTCACGGGGCCTTTCATGCTGCCATATGACATTTGTCACAACATTAGGAACCTAGATATTTCAGATAATCACTTACAGGGTCCAATCCCcataaattttggtttaatttttccAAGTTTAGAATATTTAAACATGTCTAAAAATGCATTTCAAGGTAGTATACCTTCTTCTTTTGGGAAATTGGTTTTCTTACAATTTCTAGACTTGTCTGAGAATCATTTATAA
- the LOC115984431 gene encoding receptor-like protein 13, with product MSGLNELVMAKNQLEGPIPVEWCKIVKLSFLDLSENNLSGSIPSCFNSSYIRSVYLNKNWLSGPIPCAFKNNSNLVTLNLRDNFLIGNIPDWIGNLSSLSILLLRENHLEGRIPNQLCLLQNLNLLDLSYNKFSGTIPHCLSNITLVASSEKPIFGGFWAGLSSYQIRMPYLKTKSTNMKDWNPTGDFMIDVSETDEAEFTTKNRIDSYHGDILNYMVGIDLSCNKLVGEIPPQLGMMSTIRAMNLSHNSLTGPIPTTFSNLKLMESLDLSYNNLSGKIPPELTEITYLEVFSVAHNNLSGTTPERKNQFGTFDESSYEGNPLLCGPPLHDCTKIGPPSTMLVDHDGEDGGSFIDMAVFYISFVVVYITVLLGLVAVLYINPYWRRAWFNFIEVCVDNCYCFVVVHYRKLFNFRLA from the coding sequence ATGTCTGGTTTAAATGAACTTGTTATGGCCAAAAATCAACTTGAAGGTCCTATTCCAGTCGAGTGGTGCAAAATTGTTAAGCTTTCATTTCTTGACCTTTCCGAGAACAATCTATCCGGCTCTATTCCATCTTGCTTCAATTCATCATATATTAGATCAGTTTATCTGaataaaaattggttgagcGGTCCAATTCCATGTGCGTTCAAAAACAACTCTAATCTAGTTACATTAAATCTTCGAGATAACTTCCTAATTGGAAACATTCCTGATTGGATCGGCAACCTCTCATCCTTGAGCATTCTTCTTTTGAGAGAGAATCATTTAGAAGGTAGGATTCCAAATCAATTATGCCTTTTGCAAAACTTAAACTTGTTGGATCTTTcctacaataaattttcaggTACAATACCACATTGCTTGAGTAACATTACTTTAGTGGCATCCTCCGAAAAGCCTATTTTTGGAGGTTTCTGGGCAGGGCTTTCTAGTTACCAAATTAGAATGCCATACTTGAAgacaaaatcaacaaatatgAAAGACTGGAATCCTACGGGTGATTTTATGATAGATGTCAGTGAGACAGATGAAGCAGAGTTCACAACAAAGAATAGAATTGACTCCTATCATGGAGACATTCTCAACTATATGGTTGGAATTGACCTCTCATGCAACAAGTTAGTAGGTGAAATCCCACCTCAACTTGGAATGATGAGCACCATCCGGGCAATGAACTTATCACACAACAGTCTAACTGGACCAATCCCTACAACATTCTCAAACTTGAAGCTGATGGAGAGTTTGGATCTTTCCTATAACAATTTAAGTGGTAAAATTCCACCTGAATTGACTGAAATTACCTATCTAGAAGTCTTCAGTGTGGCACATAATAACTTATCAGGTACAACAccagaaagaaaaaatcaattcGGGACTTTTGATGAAAGTAGTTATGAGGGTAACCCTCTTTTGTGTGGACCTCCATTACATGATTGCACCAAAATTGGACCTCCTTCTACAATGCTAGTGGATCATGATGGGGAAGATGGGGGTAGTTTCATTGACATGGCTGTCTTCTACATAAGCTTTGTGGTGGTTTACATAACAGTGTTGTTGGGACTTGTTGCAGTTCTCTACATAAATCCTTACTGGCGTAGGGCGTGGTTTAACTTCATTGAGGTGTGCGTTGACAATTGCTACTGTTTTGTTGTGGTTCATTACCGTAAGTTGTTCAATTTCAGGCTTGCATAG